ctttcataaataaaacaaaaggtaatagagtattttaggtaccataatactctattaagcgcatcccaatgctcttgttctgaactacaagtatatatacttaacttactcacaatataggcaatgtctggactcttacagttcattaaattcatcagacatcttataactcttgagtattcaagttaagatattccattactcttatttttCTCGAATCTACAAGAAGAATCATACGGAGTAAGGCATGCTTACAATCAGATTAattgtatctcataagcacaaattctacacaatgagaatgactaagactataaatgttagattatcttctaatcctcatccttatgattacatcaataaggtctaagtctttcaagtcaacgttatcATTCAACGTatgttttagtggaattaattatatCTACGTttatatcaagtataagcatatcatcaatatacaagcatacaatcacataggcatccttaacaagttacttgcaaATATACTGGTCAGATTCATTaccttaaatccactactcattatcacatgatcaaattatcatgtcactgtttacgtgcttatttgaaaacaatacaaagatttgttcaacttgcaatctttgtcttcacaacctttcactacaaagtcctcaggttggtctatgtaaatttctttatctaattcacggctttataaaatttgtattaacatccatctgatgtatctctaagttgtttatggcagtaataacaattaacatctcaacggaagtaattcttgTCACAtgcgaattagaatcaaggaaatgtaCACCTACTTTTAATTTATATCCTTTAAATATCAACCTAGCCTCATAagttttccacagttccatctatcttacgtttcctcttaaagactcatttacatcctatggtcttACTTCCCGGAGGTAAACTAGCATGATCCCAAGTCTGCTTCAGACGGACtttgtccatttcactaaatgaagcttcttagcaGAGTGGGGTTTCGGTAAATGCTATGGACGAAGCTATATTTTTGGGTCCTCtattttaggtttagggatggcaaccttagccaaacacccccacactttgaagtatgcataataaggttgtctacctttccacagttcatatggagttttatctgatcctttaaaaggtactctgttcaggatatagcaggctgagaggacagcttcccccccacaagttcgaaggtaatcctaaactaattaacatggcattcatcatctccttaagggtacggttcttacgttcagctacaccactcgactgaggtgaataaggaggggtaacttcGTGTATTATGGCATGTTTTACACAAAAATCTCCTTTCGGAATtttatactcaccaccacggtcagacctaatggttttaatggtagtattcatttggttttcaacttcaattttatacatcttaaaggttctaaggcatcgtccttacctctaagcaaatatatataacattacctagtacagtcgtctataaaagtaataaaccatttcttaccacctctagtttgaaccggattcatgtcaactaggtccgagtgaattaattctaagggtttagaatttcgatgaacattttgctaaaaggtttttttttatcatattttgattctacgcgaatttaacttttgtgttcaatatccAAGTTAAATTTGGGTATGTAGCCTATACtatccagtttatgcattgacttataatttacatgtcaaagtcacacaaaagaaagcacaagaatcaactatgttcattttatcagattttcctttaagcttataaagaccctaagtcttataaccgtcgcctaaaaaatcactgcccttagttacaacaagttttctaaattcacttaagatcttcaatcttttaccatctacaacataaaaagatacaagattcttgcatatgcccggaacatgaaaacttcattcaatgtgagaatattacagatatgagcttctgctcgacattttccttttatgcaacctctgttgcagatgagttactcatatagagtttctcgacatcccctatcctctaataggaggtgaacaggtctctgtttcagcaaacatgcttagtggctccaaagtccacccatcaatatctctcacattggttattaaaataacttccgaaatcatgccactgaactcgttctagtttgtttcaactaaattaacattaacttactagttattaagttttttacgttgtctacaatttactgccataTGGCTAGGaatttacaaacataaaaatcacccttaattaaagtaatgctagattcaggtttacgaaacatacctttattatgAAGACCACACTTagtgttgcgttcgatgttctcacctttgccatctttggaagatttgtttccaaccacatgcggctattagccatgtccctcggagatgacacctttattcacaaatcccaattccaaatcagaaagtaaaatatgagttttgaagataacatctagatatacaaacttcgtttgaatcagcgtttcaaaaaactcatggttaccccacaaaaattaatttagttaacaacaaatttctgcatatcagaatttttcagaaacgtttttctgttttgtacaatatcaaaaaaatatttttacaactccaaaagttctgaaattttacgcgggtaattatcaggatgtctactacgttgtgtcaaaaggggtcatcgaaattccttctatgttgagagataaattcgaaactctacagctgaccaaaaattcgtttttttttttcactccacaattaacatccatgattcacaagaccaaccattttcgattattacaaataattaatgtcttaagattgttgggtgcaataatcaaaaacaaagaaaaatcaaataagcaaaaagttattgatacttagctcatttatagtgaaagtgattgctttgacgaaatgaacaagctccccatatctccgcaacaacaacagggcaaaactttggaaaacagagtgagtcgcgtgttcaacacgctgtccttaagacactagcgcccggctacactcaagagtgatgttatagccctcacaggacggatatctccaggataaaacaccctaatacacctactactagcatatgtagtagatgctcaacttgaactTGGCAACTTcgaaaaaacattaaggaaaatcgtGAATGCTAAAGAAAGAAATACAAAATATTTCCCTTGggagtctctctaaaatatagagaatcccctttggggtctctctaaaatatagagaaacccctttcccatgtatgggtccctctaaaatatagagcaacccctttaccatataggggtccctctagaatatagagcaacccctttttttTCCATGCTtttacaaaagaagtgaatttgtttatataattgacaaactcaagttaagaAGAGTTCCTCTCCTATGTGGGACgaaaaatcttatatagtctcttaaaaacaactaaagagtggaaacttcactatgtgggactaataagttttcattcacaaaagaaacactaaattaaaatctttaaaagtatttttattaatcgtcTTTCCAACAGTGAGGACTTcagaaacaagaagaaataaaaatggaGATAATGGATCCCCTTGGCACAAACCTTTTTGGCTAGAGTATTTGCCGCAAGAGCTTCCATTGACAAGAAAAGAGAATGGAACCCTCCTAACACACCCTGCAATCCATTTTCTCCAAATGTCACCAAAACCCATtttgatgaaaactttatcaagaaaacccaTTTGACATTATCGAAAGCTTTGTCAAGATCCATCTTGTAAACAACACCCGGAATATCAACTATCAATCTAGAGTCCAGGCATGCGTTTTCAATAAGAACGCTATCCAATATTTGACGACCTTCGACAAAAGCAGATTGATGATTGGAAACGAGCTTATGGAGCATAGTTTTCAATCTTTCGGCTAAAACCTTGTAAATAGCTTTATAAACAGAATTGGTTAAGCTAATATGTCTTAAATCTTTCACTTTTTCCACGTACTCTTTCTTAGGAATAAGAGAGGTAGAAATGTAGATTTGAGTCGCCAATCGATTCAGCCACTTCTTTCAAAAATCTTGAAGACTTTCATAATGTCAATTGTTATAAAATCCCAACATTTCACGATAACATTAACTTGAAAACCATCGGGCCTGGGGGCCTGTCTTGACCCAGTTTCTTCAAAGCAGACAACATTTCATCATCAGTAATATTCCTCTCGAGCCAAATGTTATCACTAGAATCAATAGACTTCGGCTGCATGCTCTCTAAAGATATAATGTCTGTTCCCCGTCATTCGGCCACCACAATCACCTCGACCACCATCGCGCTGAAATAAccaaaaaaacaaaccaaaagatTTAGTCACTCGATTTATAATTTCTCAGAACAATATGAATAACAAAAAACTCTAAAATATTTTTGTCCGGGTGtgtttttaatttgtaattttcaTCAATAATAACGTTGAAGATGCAATGTGTGTTTTTGGTGTTGCTTCTGCAACACGTTTTAGGTGGAAAAATTTGTAAAATTATATTCATGAATCTACATTGTTAAAAATATAAATCAACTCAAACTTGAATTATGCCATGCTCATCTATTTAATATATATCATCTTATTACCATGAAACTTTCATAAAAATGGAATTGGGAGAGTGTATGTGAACCCCTGGATTATAAGGCGACCCCCTGATTGGGGTTGTCCACCCAACTCACCTTCATCCCAGGTTCAAAAAGGAACATACTTCATGTATCCGTGTTTGTTTCTTAATGCTTCAGATGGAAGCATTAAAATTGACATCCAACATACATATATTGTTGGATAACTAGAACTATAAACAGAAAGAAAATGTTTCCACCACCTTCACACGCATGTATATATGAACAACGAAGTTGCCGTTAATTAATGGTCAATTCTGACCGATCATTCACCAAATTATtattgattttgggtcgtagaaatttttagttatgggtgagatcagttaagggaatcaagtgcgtaaagtccTGTAGGGATTCAGAGACATACGGAACACGACTGTATCTTAATCAGTctaagattggttagggctcaactacattccagtccgaagttaacttgtagtcgGCTAGagtttgtaacggcttaatacaatgtggtaaatctggactaggtcccgggatttttctacatttgcggtttactcgttaataaaacttctgttctctgtgttatttttttttcacattatatttgtttatataattgaaatatcacagattgtgagtagtaacccaacctttggttgttaattgaaattgattgatacttgaacattggtctttggtaccgtttaagttttttctcataataatcaggctcgcggatttctatctgtttgatttgctgattacattgagaaacagagatataactcttggatatattttccttgattgagtctgactgtctagttgattctcttggaattataccggagttagtccatacaaattccctatgaaatattgggtgttgttgtttgactcccactttttcaattgctaCGACTCAAAGAAGAATAACTCATCTGGCTTTAGTAGAACAAAGACCACTTCTTTTGATTCTGAATGAAATACGAATGGCTATTGTAACTCCTTTCTTTAGGGATTGATTTGATGAACGCCATCACTAAACCTCCGTGTGAACTcggaaaggagaaagaagaaaacttTTGTTTATGGACTTGTCCTCGTGAGAAAAGAGTTAGGTCTTCAAAGAGTTAAGTTTGATGGATGTATTAACGTCTagttaagtatttggtgtaaaccaagtgtaaCAAATTTTTAAACTTTAAGTTTTATCGGAAGTTTTGTTTACCCACCTTTTCTTTCACTGTGTTAGTAAAGGCCGGTTAAATACGAGTGTAAACCAAGTGTTATTTAATTTTTAGTATTTTGACCGATAGAGTTTCGCCAAATATCCTCTCCAGATTTACCAATGTTGATAGTACTTTTTTCAGAGTGTGGGTATTCTCACCGTTGAGCGTCGGGCTCATATGAATTAGAATTTTAAATGTTTTGATCGAATCTCTATGTTATCTCTATGTTGGTTAATAAGTAAAAATTCGTAGGATTCTATGTCTCATGTACTATTTGACGACTATTTTGAGTAAATTTAACAGGGATATATTTATAGTTTTTAAGGTTAAAGAGATTTGATAAGCTTCCCACCAATCTTTAGGGGGTGGCACCCAAAATGAGAGATTTGAAAAGATCACATTTCCTTGGGACATTTGTTATTTTTAATTCCACCAAATGAGATTTGGTAGAATTACTTCCTACTACCTTGAAAAGAGGTAAACAAAAAATTCATTCCTTACAGCAGGTCAATTCTGCGTATGAGCAATATAATCAGCTAGACATAGCAAGGGAGCCGCCTTATCAGAATTGAACTCAGATAGTTGATCCTTTGCATCCTTATTTTACTTATCAGCAAATTCTCTTGACCAACAAAAGACGAGCATTATTACTTGACAAACAGTAGTAAAAGGAGTAGGGATGTGTACGCTTTTAATGGACATCGTTATTACCTCATTCAACCCCAAACAGTACTCACACTGATCAAAAGCTTGACACCAGCAGGTCTAGCACTACATTCAAAAACTGTTCCAAATTCAATCCAGCTAATgaggtctttttcttttttctttttactatATAGGTAGTGGCTTGTATGATAGCCAAATGGCGTTTGAGCAAACATATATTCTCTTCTCTTGATTTCGATTTACTTGACGTTGTAGAGATTTTTACGGAAATCAAGAAATATCATAGAGAGTAAAATCTTTTCAATCTAttcatattaattcttttttgaaaATTTAAATGATCTAGTTTTTACTTTCCAAATTCTGAAAAAAGTTAACAATCCCGTAGTAATTTATCTGGAATATACTATAAAATTCTCCATCATTTTGGAACATAATAAAAGATTATATGAGATTTAAAAATTGGAGTTCTGATTACAATAAAAATGAATGATATTGTGTAATTCCAAAATAAGAACAAATCAGTAAGAATATGGAAAAAATACTAAAACTATGATGTATTTTGGAACACCCAATAACCCCTAAAataccaaataaaataaaacggagggagtatcactCAACTTCTTTTAGtgaataaagagaagaaaaagaaactataACTTAATTTGTGAAACTTGTAGAGCATGCAGAATGGTCACCACGAGAAAGAAGACTATAAAAGTAATTCAACAGCCTACATATTCAAGTTATCATCCACATGTCTGACTCAAATTGGGCGAATTAAAGCTACGGTTTTGATTTTAACATGTTTGATTTTGCCATTTTCTTATGATACAATATTAATATACCTTTTGATTGCCTATCCTGTAAAAGTAGTCGTTTTCTTACCACTTATTTTTTTACCACATTTACTAGTAAGATTGCAGTAACATTAGATTGCACTCAGTTTGCGTTATCTTTAAGCACTACTACTAATGTATATTAAAGAAAAGTAAGGACACATAAAACTATTAGATAGTGGCCACTGGTGCAAAAGCAAACGTCATTTAAAAAGGGAGCTAATTAATGGCATTATTAAACAGATAATGGCTTAGATTATGTAACCGCTGGTGTTTCTTTTGCATTCATTTTGTTGATCGGCCAGTGGTTTTCAATCAAGCATTATTAGACTTCACCAGCGTTACATTTTTATCGAGGAAAAATAAAATGATGTCTAACTTTTCTGTAAATAATATATAGAGAGGGACAAGGACATGCAGCAATTATACGTGAGTGTGCGGGACTTAAACCTTCTACCATTATGCAGTTCGGATCAACATTAGCAGCAAAACAAATACTCCATTCTAAGACCTTTAGATCAAGCTGGCCAAGAATACCTTTTTTCCCATGTTCCTTCGGGATGTCGAAGGAGATACATTCCATCTCGGCGAGCAGACCAAACGCAATCAGTATGGCAGAGATTAAAGTAGTGTGGTGTTAGTGCAGTATCTACTTTCGCATCGTAAACTTCATGGCTGCCTTCATACCAACGATAATTCCAGTTATCATACCATCGATAATCACACCAAAAGTATGTTGAACCAAGGTTTACATGAAATTTCCAGTGCCACTCTTCACCAAAATTTAGCCCACGTTGACCTAGATCGTCATCCCCGGATTGGCAGTGATAATTCAAGTAAACACTGTAACCTTCAATATCATTCCGTATATGCACAggatgtgtacacatatatcttactatcagacacgtgtatagagaaaaaatacgtggaaagcatgcaggccaagacatcaaaatacgatgcactacggaacaccaaataaaccccaaggagttactttatctcatcccaaaagaagctaagatctacggtggagagaaagttagcggacacggacgtgacagggcagaagacacttgtctgacacgagcaggcatctcaaccaccctcattaaacactctgagaagtatacgtgtcgatcaacccgtgggacgagcgaggatgtctctgcgtgatcaagtggcaaacgcagacctctgcgtgatggacacaagacactagaagataaggttccaacggccttcagagatgggtcccacactctaaccctataaataccccctctccaccaagaggaagggggatcggaaaaatcaggaagggaagaagagagattacgagtgtaagttaatcctttagaagagaaaatacatgtaaacccaaaagtcattcgactactcttgtaaccgtgaagaacatagtgaaacaacaaaccccgtggatgtaggccttagtgctgaaccacgtaaacctcggtcttgtttatatttcagcactttatatctgtctaaccccatggatctttacttgtacgctttgctttctttgtttttacctatatcccgtgcgcaaacgccccgcagggagttgttagatgaggctgtgataaacccgaaggttttgagccaaggaatcaacactaagatatcatcatcacaaatcactctagattacgatgattggttgtgagcattcggatgccttcgtgatttgtgtgttcacaatttggcgctagaaacagggacttcgtcccggtaaaagattttttcttgtcctgtgatttcgtcttaaactggcatatgattgctctgatttattagctcggaccgtatagatcatttgttaacttcattatattcaaaaacgcacccattatcttcgataagatttattgttttgatccatggatttacgttttttctttagatctcgtgaGAACCTGTCCCTCAGGGGGCTTTCGTAGTTTTTTTCTTAAGGATCTACTTGCATTATGGAAAAAAAGGATCTCTTttaaataaaactttaacccgtgtattgtaactcgtctgtattaatcctctcctaGAAGAAGATATTTTgcaaactaacccgattcacgcggatattcccgtttttcgctatttgaaattcccttgtgcagaaagaacggaTTGTGAGTAAGGAAGGCGAGTTTCCGCGAGATCtcattgtcgacaaaaggacctgtgatggaaaagacgcatgaagcaggaaaatccaaagctttgtcaaaggaaacacccaggacaaccccggtcatcagccaaagcaagcagaaaggagacaaagctaaaatgaccagtcaaaggcaagatactgcggaaatcacttcaccaatgaacgctaattcagttgcatccgcggctctcagagcagcggcgacaaagtacggtgcggctgcggtagtcccgaaggctgcagaggctagcaaaacttgcgctatgaatcaacttcatcaaccaagagaaagggtggatgaatccaaaacattccaacccgtgcaccttccaactttcggaatgccaccaacaaatgatcaaaatcaaaccataccgacggctctaacaccgcagagGGGAACTCACCCCGATTTGGAAATGACAGCAACTgaagctgaacctctgccacctttagtgcagaccgtagaggaaggcggcaccatggacgTAGTGGCACGAGATGGGACTCccgatcaggggtccaaccaatcacatcgactgatggctgaacttgaagaattgaagaagagccagcaggtttacgcagatgctgtagccctgttggccagagaaaatcaagatttaaaggagcggattgctctaagcacgaagaccagccaacaacttgatgaagcaaattccaaagcaccagagccaaaccgagaccgtacagtcgtcatagcggctaatggagacgcgactaggggaagtagcgtatccgacccggattatgacgacggagaatcagacggtaacgagcagaagaacttagggcaccaccgcgcgatggaagagctacgagatgagatgatggccgagatcaggcaattaaaaaatagacaaggcggggggaggttagaagaggtcatgagagaagctaactctacgcccttaactcatcacTTGGcaaacacccctattccactgaaatgccctgtcccaacgttcgaatgctatgatggatccagcgaccctgctgcacatattcggtattacaactgggtcttagctagatggggtcagaacgatgccgtactctgcagatacttcccttcaagcctgaagggatcggcattatcatggtttgataatctgccaccagactccatccactcatacgaccaactcgcagataaattcttaagaacatacatgtacaacaagactgtaaacaccggaatggataagctcttttcactagcgattggctacaaggaaaccacgagggaatacactaacagatggcacaagatctgccaagccatagggagcgtggacccagtggtaagcatcaattgatacaaatggggattagaccgaatgagtcccttatttgttgagattcatggaagcgtgcctaagacagagggagatcttcgaataattattgaaaagcacgctcgacttgaagaaattcaacgggaaaacctgagggcatatccgcagagatctcaccgcaccaattcagcagaacaaaccaatggggccaaaaggagttgctcagtggagagacctcacgaagataggaaggaacgaagggatgaacgaagaacaggtgaccgaaaattcgaagatcaagtttacacgaaactcaacgctagctatgctcgtatcctacgagagatcaaagggagggaaaacctggagtggccatggtctaagggaaagcagcccccgagatccgagaagtctaaagattactgtgaatatcattgtttcaacgtacaccagaccgaaaaatgcaagaaccttaaaataatgatccaaaaattaattgatgcgggagagatcaaacattacgtacgaaaggattttaccgaggatagatccaagcgaaccaaaccagtccaacttctggaaggaaaccgcacaatcaacaccatctcgtgttccgaagccacagggccctcacttacagcgcagataggaaagaggttaccgaagcaattcgaagaccgctgcgaattgtataaggtcgatgggatagaggtggacgagcacgaagagtggatggaatctcctatcatcttcgatgccgaagatatcgaagaagatatggaagaccataatgatcccttggtcctaacactaccagtagctggatgtaacctcaaaaagatcctcatagacgggggaagctccgtaaacgtcctattttacgatgcattcaaacggatgaagctccatgctgaacagttaatgacctcttattacaccatctacggattcaatggagcacccacgaagcccttgggagacatcgtgttacaggttaacgcagggcccatgaaactagaaacccgattcagtgtggtggacaccccatccccctacaacgccattattggacgaaaatggatacataaactcaaaggagtttcggcaacgtaccaccaatatctcagattcccaacacctgagggagtaatggaaatcaagggagatcgggtcactacgagagagtgccaggccactcaggatcatatcaacaacgagcaagaagagcagcgaaaaatccgaagagtaaaaaataaagaaacagcgaaagagaaggccatagacctgttcctcaaggaaactacatggaagggcttgacgaaagatgataatgtcctaagcacagagacaagtacttcaacaaccagcgaagaacagaaacacgctaaatagcaattaaagaacgtcccagtcctcggaaatccgaagcctgtgttcacaccagtggagcccgtaaaataaatcaacataggaacggaagaaagcccgaagatgatcaaaatag
This portion of the Papaver somniferum cultivar HN1 chromosome 11, ASM357369v1, whole genome shotgun sequence genome encodes:
- the LOC113324720 gene encoding S-protein homolog 5-like gives rise to the protein MCTHPVHIRNDIEGYSVYLNYHCQSGDDDLGQRGLNFGEEWHWKFHVNLGSTYFWCDYRWYDNWNYRWYEGSHEVYDAKVDTALTPHYFNLCHTDCVWSARRDGMYLLRHPEGTWEKSARPAGVKLLISVSTVWG